The following proteins are encoded in a genomic region of Synergistaceae bacterium DZ-S4:
- a CDS encoding ABC transporter ATP-binding protein, with protein MPRPAVETRELTKKFGSFTAVDRITMSIEEGSVYGFLGPNGSGKSTTIRMLCGLLAPTSGAGLVLGMDLAGEGRKIKDRVGYMSQKFSLYPEMTVIENLELYSGLYGLRGAEKEKRIEDMLSLAGLNGREDEYTRLLSGGWRQRLALGCAILHKPKILFLDEPTSGVDPKARRLFWDIIYDLAADGTTVMVTTHFMDEAEHCDRVAFIYFGGLIADDTPANLKKLIPGRLYEIGSDHSFDLLAKIERGEAGPVIDSYFFGEKLHLLVGKERRIDDDELFRGASVKEIIPSMEDVFTYLVKKGSVMDLGDGRLSGTGEMSLKASAEATKE; from the coding sequence TTGCCGCGTCCCGCAGTAGAGACAAGGGAACTGACAAAGAAATTCGGCAGCTTCACTGCCGTTGACCGCATAACTATGTCCATAGAAGAGGGTTCGGTATACGGATTCCTTGGACCTAACGGATCAGGAAAATCTACGACCATCAGGATGCTCTGCGGTCTTCTTGCACCCACATCCGGAGCGGGACTTGTCCTTGGCATGGATCTCGCGGGAGAGGGAAGGAAGATCAAGGACCGGGTAGGATATATGTCACAAAAGTTCAGCCTCTATCCTGAAATGACGGTGATCGAAAATCTCGAGCTCTACTCCGGCCTATACGGACTCCGGGGTGCGGAGAAGGAGAAGCGTATTGAGGATATGCTCAGCCTGGCAGGACTGAACGGACGCGAAGACGAGTATACGAGACTGCTTTCGGGAGGCTGGAGACAGAGGCTAGCACTTGGCTGCGCCATTCTCCACAAGCCGAAGATCCTCTTTCTTGACGAGCCTACGAGCGGCGTTGACCCTAAGGCCAGGAGGCTCTTCTGGGACATAATATACGATCTTGCGGCGGATGGCACGACAGTAATGGTTACCACACACTTTATGGATGAGGCGGAGCACTGCGACAGGGTCGCATTTATCTACTTCGGCGGACTCATAGCCGATGACACGCCTGCGAACCTGAAAAAGCTCATCCCAGGCAGGCTCTATGAAATTGGATCGGACCACTCCTTCGATCTTCTTGCAAAGATCGAGCGAGGTGAAGCGGGACCTGTGATCGACTCCTACTTTTTTGGGGAGAAGCTGCATCTCCTGGTAGGCAAAGAGCGGCGGATTGATGACGATGAACTCTTTAGGGGAGCTTCGGTAAAGGAGATCATACCGTCCATGGAAGACGTATTTACCTACCTGGTGAAGAAGGGATCAGTAATGGATCTTGGTGACGGAAGGCTGTCAGGTACAGGCGAGATGAGTCTTAAAGCCTCCGCTGAGGCAACGAAGGAGTGA
- a CDS encoding efflux RND transporter periplasmic adaptor subunit: MNIPEGKKKRNVIIAVLVAAAALSAYFLMFEARTKDERVRASGTVEVTELNLSPQAGGRILELNISESDHITKGQLIARMSLDGADHDAAIAEASLAAAKEQLLELQNGFRKEDISRAEAEYALRKAQHEQAVRDEKRFRELAAEGVVSVREAELYEENVKIKMNAMEMASETLLMLKRGIRTEQIEAAKANVKRAEAALLKAETIVGYKEFYSPAEGVILTKNYEAGDVINPGAPIATLGIMTDCWIKLYIPSTQLGLVKLGGEAEVSVDAYPDKKFKAVVSEINQQAEYNPRLSLTQSERSNMVFWIKLRVNDPEGILKPGMPADAVIL, from the coding sequence TTGAATATACCCGAAGGCAAAAAAAAGAGGAATGTGATCATCGCGGTGCTCGTGGCTGCTGCAGCACTCTCTGCATACTTTCTTATGTTCGAGGCAAGGACAAAAGATGAGAGGGTAAGAGCTTCAGGAACAGTCGAAGTCACTGAGCTCAACCTCTCTCCCCAGGCAGGGGGAAGGATACTTGAGCTGAACATCAGCGAATCGGACCACATCACCAAAGGCCAGCTGATAGCGAGGATGTCCCTCGACGGAGCAGATCATGATGCCGCTATCGCCGAAGCCTCCCTTGCGGCCGCAAAAGAACAGCTGCTTGAGCTTCAGAACGGATTCAGAAAAGAGGACATTTCGAGGGCCGAAGCCGAATATGCCCTTAGAAAGGCTCAGCATGAACAGGCCGTGAGAGATGAAAAGCGCTTCCGGGAGCTTGCGGCGGAAGGAGTCGTATCGGTAAGGGAAGCAGAGCTCTACGAGGAGAACGTAAAAATCAAGATGAATGCTATGGAAATGGCTTCAGAGACCCTTCTGATGCTTAAAAGGGGAATAAGAACGGAGCAGATAGAGGCAGCCAAGGCAAATGTGAAGAGAGCTGAGGCCGCACTTCTCAAAGCAGAGACAATTGTCGGCTACAAGGAATTTTATTCTCCTGCCGAAGGCGTCATCCTCACCAAAAATTATGAAGCCGGCGATGTTATAAATCCCGGAGCACCGATCGCGACCCTTGGAATAATGACAGACTGCTGGATCAAGCTTTATATCCCCTCGACGCAGCTGGGGCTGGTCAAACTTGGAGGAGAGGCAGAGGTGAGTGTCGATGCCTATCCCGATAAAAAATTCAAAGCTGTGGTAAGTGAGATCAATCAGCAGGCGGAGTACAACCCCAGACTTTCTCTCACCCAGAGCGAACGTTCAAATATGGTCTTTTGGATCAAGCTCAGGGTCAATGATCCTGAAGGCATCCTGAAGCCGGGTATGCCTGCTGATGCCGTGATACTATGA
- the rplM gene encoding 50S ribosomal protein L13, which translates to MIGTRSFMAKGAEVERKWYVIDATDKHLGRLAVQVARILSGKHKPTYTPHVDTGDFVVVVNAEKVGLTGKKLLQSTITTHSLYPGGLKTLTYQEVLERRPERLIERVVWGMLPKTKLGRDMYRKLKVYAGPSHPHQAQKPEQID; encoded by the coding sequence ATGATAGGCACACGTTCTTTCATGGCTAAGGGTGCGGAAGTCGAGCGCAAATGGTACGTCATCGACGCGACAGACAAACACCTTGGCCGTCTGGCAGTTCAGGTAGCCCGTATCCTTTCGGGAAAACACAAGCCGACGTACACGCCTCACGTTGACACCGGCGATTTCGTTGTAGTGGTCAATGCTGAGAAGGTCGGACTTACAGGCAAGAAACTCCTGCAGTCCACGATCACTACACACAGTCTTTACCCCGGCGGACTGAAGACTCTCACTTACCAGGAGGTCCTTGAGCGCCGTCCGGAGCGTCTGATCGAAAGGGTCGTATGGGGCATGCTTCCCAAGACCAAACTAGGACGCGATATGTACCGCAAACTTAAAGTATATGCCGGTCCGAGCCATCCCCATCAGGCTCAGAAGCCCGAGCAGATAGACTAG
- the rpsI gene encoding 30S ribosomal protein S9: MAVKKTETAAPVSFIWGTGRRKNAIARVRICEGDGKFLINNREVKDYLPRYYWATLALQPIKVAGVEGKIDVFVNAHGGGLTGQAGAVRLGVARAILKMYPAARPSLKKAGLLTRDSRMVERKKVGLKGARANKQFSKR, encoded by the coding sequence ATGGCAGTTAAAAAGACAGAGACAGCAGCCCCTGTATCCTTCATTTGGGGTACAGGCAGAAGAAAGAACGCTATCGCCCGCGTACGTATCTGCGAAGGTGACGGTAAATTTCTCATCAACAACAGGGAGGTAAAGGATTACCTTCCCAGATACTATTGGGCCACTCTCGCTCTCCAGCCTATCAAGGTCGCCGGAGTTGAGGGCAAGATCGACGTATTCGTCAACGCCCACGGCGGCGGACTCACCGGCCAGGCCGGCGCGGTGCGCCTCGGCGTGGCAAGGGCGATCCTCAAGATGTACCCTGCAGCGCGTCCCTCCCTCAAGAAGGCAGGACTTCTTACCCGCGACTCACGCATGGTCGAGCGCAAGAAGGTCGGACTCAAGGGCGCAAGGGCAAACAAGCAGTTCTCAAAGCGTTAG
- a CDS encoding magnesium transporter CorA family protein, with protein MLKITKTFEDRLHDIDPDNIESGAWISLVKPTAEELLVTERITGAPQDFIRSALDPEESSRIEIEDNHILVLINVPVNHEDRPGEYDTIPLGMVVTPDFFVTICQEYNEVLHSFKETRYRYFSTFKRTRFLFQLLYHSALLFLKDLRQMARKSDKIEQDLRLSMKNEELFQLLDLQKGLTYYSMSLRSNRVVVERLLRLCSNTQVNHLIKIREEDEELLDDVRVEYDQAIEMAQIQTDVLAGMMDAFASVISNNLNMVMKFLASVTIVMAIPTMIASFFGMNVPVPWTSHPLGFYIVGLVSIMLTVAATVILWKKRFF; from the coding sequence ATGCTTAAAATAACCAAAACTTTTGAAGACAGGCTCCACGATATCGATCCGGACAACATTGAATCGGGCGCCTGGATAAGCCTGGTAAAACCTACAGCAGAGGAACTGCTGGTCACTGAAAGGATAACCGGAGCCCCCCAGGACTTCATAAGATCCGCGCTTGACCCTGAAGAATCCTCCCGCATAGAGATAGAAGACAATCACATCCTTGTACTTATAAACGTCCCGGTCAATCACGAAGACAGGCCCGGCGAGTACGACACCATACCCCTTGGAATGGTCGTCACCCCGGATTTTTTTGTCACGATCTGCCAGGAGTACAACGAAGTCCTTCACAGCTTCAAAGAGACGAGGTACAGGTACTTCAGCACATTCAAAAGGACCAGGTTCCTCTTCCAGCTTCTCTATCACTCAGCGCTGCTCTTCCTTAAGGATCTGCGTCAGATGGCGAGGAAATCTGACAAAATAGAACAGGACCTCAGGCTCTCTATGAAGAACGAGGAACTTTTTCAGCTCCTGGACCTTCAGAAGGGGCTTACATACTACTCCATGTCGCTGCGCTCGAACAGGGTCGTCGTTGAGCGTCTCCTGCGGCTATGCTCGAATACTCAGGTCAATCACCTGATAAAAATCAGGGAGGAAGACGAGGAGCTTCTCGATGACGTCAGGGTCGAATATGATCAGGCGATAGAAATGGCACAGATTCAGACGGATGTGCTTGCCGGAATGATGGATGCTTTTGCCTCAGTTATTTCGAACAATCTGAACATGGTCATGAAATTCCTTGCCTCTGTCACTATCGTGATGGCAATACCCACGATGATAGCCAGCTTCTTCGGAATGAACGTGCCCGTTCCCTGGACCTCGCACCCGCTTGGTTTCTACATTGTTGGCCTTGTCTCGATAATGCTCACTGTGGCTGCAACAGTGATACTGTGGAAAAAGAGGTTTTTCTGA
- a CDS encoding ABC transporter ATP-binding protein has translation MIPDGSEISLSYKGAGKKFNGVAALEGIDLEVRRGEIFGFIGPDGAGKTTLIRMAMGITNPDTGECTLLGMKNRRRARVNAGYVPQLFSLYTDMTVNENIALFGSLYGTERETVLKRAEEILKRTGLWPFRERLVGKLSGGMKQKLALASGLMHTPEILFLDEPTTGVDPVARREFWAMLYELNRQGLTIIVSTPYMDEAELCTRKMFINNGRILDVGTSEELLSRYDKKILRLELDERRAKDWLMKCGHVCDANLFGTNYHIVVDDADAAACEIRKELDQRYSQLPDLFEATPSLEDLFVAFSGGALPCRVPQ, from the coding sequence ATGATACCTGACGGGAGCGAAATCTCTCTCTCTTATAAAGGGGCAGGCAAAAAGTTCAATGGGGTGGCCGCGCTTGAGGGCATAGATCTTGAAGTCCGCAGAGGCGAGATATTCGGATTCATAGGACCTGACGGAGCCGGCAAAACCACTTTGATAAGGATGGCCATGGGCATCACAAATCCGGATACCGGAGAGTGCACCCTTTTGGGTATGAAAAACAGGCGGAGGGCGAGGGTAAACGCCGGATATGTACCACAGCTTTTCAGCTTATATACTGATATGACTGTGAATGAGAATATTGCCCTCTTTGGTTCCCTCTATGGTACAGAGAGGGAAACGGTGCTTAAAAGAGCAGAGGAGATCCTTAAACGGACAGGCCTGTGGCCTTTCAGGGAGAGGCTGGTCGGAAAACTTTCCGGAGGGATGAAGCAGAAGCTTGCCCTTGCATCAGGACTTATGCATACCCCGGAGATCCTCTTTCTTGATGAGCCGACTACCGGGGTCGATCCTGTGGCTAGGAGGGAATTCTGGGCCATGCTCTATGAACTTAACAGACAGGGCCTGACTATAATAGTCTCCACTCCCTACATGGACGAGGCCGAACTCTGCACACGAAAAATGTTCATCAACAACGGAAGGATACTGGACGTGGGGACCTCAGAGGAACTTCTGAGCCGTTACGACAAAAAGATCCTCAGGCTTGAGCTGGATGAAAGAAGGGCAAAGGATTGGCTGATGAAGTGCGGACATGTATGCGATGCAAACCTCTTCGGCACTAACTACCATATAGTTGTGGACGATGCCGATGCCGCGGCCTGCGAAATAAGAAAAGAGCTTGATCAAAGGTACAGCCAGCTCCCTGACCTCTTCGAAGCTACACCCAGCCTTGAGGACCTCTTCGTTGCCTTCTCCGGAGGTGCGCTGCCTTGCCGCGTCCCGCAGTAG